The window TCTTCCTTTCCCCAGATGCTTCAGCGCTGGTTTGGATTTCAGAGCACAGGTGCAATGCAGAGCTCATTCACAGTCAGTGATAAGTCAGTGTATTATCACTCCTCAGTTCAAGAGCTCTTTGTGTTAAAGCTCTTCACGTTTCCCTTAAGAATTTCATTAGAGTTATATTTTATCTAGGaacaaactttttaaataacaaaactagttttttttttttttttaaatagtttataagatttataaaaaaaaaaagattttttttttttttttttttttttaaagaatgcatagaaattccaaaataaatgatttattatttattaatttattaattttttaaattgtattaaaataatatttaattaaataaaaaataatttaaaattaataatttaattttttattaatttgattcttattaaaataaatgtaacaatatttttaaatatagcttgcaaattaaaatgcaaagtgtATAATATTCAAGTTACACATTTCTAgcaattgtgcagttaattttCATACTgtatcttcaaaaagtttagGAATGtatgtcctctccccaaatttgtcattACTGAAGCACagtaatacataatttaaaaagaaggattatattgacctattaagatttagcttacatctacattgtaaatatatagtttttctattttactgAAACGTTTTCAgagataaatcaataacaattacagtttaaccaatatttcaagtgtgatttatgaatTTGTCgtatttttaatctgttttattgaaacagttgatcatactgatttcagagtcaaggattcattagtttgattATATATTGAATAAAACACTATCATagcattttagttaataaatcagtatactttatttttgacaagaCATCTCATGTTTCGGTcgtaaaagtaatgttttggtagggaccacatcacattatttattttaaccggcatactaaaacactaaaacatactaaaatactaaaactttgcataactgtacaaaaatgttgtttatttcccTCAAATATGAGGATtgtgtgttcccttttgtcactactgaaacaatgtTGACATGTTTCAGTCGTGACTGTTTCGACAgcgacaattttatgggataacatccaaaaaaaaaaaagaaaaatgttaattactcccaaaaaaagtgtttaaatatagaaaaaaaaatcacattctttaaagttacacagatttctcatacttttgaacacatttaacattacctcaaaatgatggggtcTGTCTACTCACACCATGTAGCTATGAAACGGGgacacataaatatttcctaatcatatatgtaggggtgtagttaaaatcagtcttggccagtggactaaaacatacactgatgttttggtagtgacgtgaaaatgcaggacacatctttttatatgaagtttcataatttacaaagaaaatataaaatatatatttttgaacatcacttaaaaaaatcaaaaagatatttttaaagacaacaatggaataaaatgcaaatttcaatatcattttcatacgTTGAAATGTAGGAATTAGGGTTCAGGACAGCCACCCTCAAACTGAAAGTACCCACTTGATGGTTTTATATAGGCCTATATTAAGCTTacagatattttacatattattgtgGGCTTCAATACATAAaatgatcttagtaaacatctcaaatttgaatacttaaatgctttttaaatgtgctttttggCTGGaaagcagtttgcaccaattctgtagaatggcctgTTTATATacttagaaaatatattttttaaataaatgtaatatacaaAATACCTATTGAAAtacatactgaaaataaaaacatctggtaaataaaaatattcttttcaCAATAAAACGACAAACCAAATGCGGATTGTATTTTGAACATTAGCGCAGCGggtcatttgtgttttttttttttttttttttttttattgaactttAACGAAAACAActacatacaaatacaacaaaatattttacatacaagAGCACATGTCTTACATGTCAGGGGCAGTgcacatatacatgtataaaagaatacaataaattaataaaagtaaaaaaaaaataaaataaaacataaaattaataataataataataataatacaaaagaaaggctttttatataaacaacttGTACTTATTAAACAGCTGTATagtcttttttgcttttaaatttttacttttttctattgtctccaaatatattttaatatcaactttaaattgttcaaaatttGGTAATTTATCATTCCATTTGGCTTTATGAATATAGTAACGGGCAACTATAATAATCAAATCAAGGATAAATATAAAACTCTTATCACCTGCAAGTGAAAAACATTTTGGCATAATATCAACTTCTACAAGATCCACAGAAATCATAGCTTTTTGTTGTATATAATTATTCAGTTCTTTCCAAAATATTTGTGACTTAGGACATTCCCAAAATAAGTGATTAATCGTTTCAGGGGAAACTTTACAAAAAACACAGGTGTCTTCAATGTTCACCTTAAAACGCTGCACCACAAgtgatttaaattttatatgaaACTTCTTTCACTTTATTTGTGATGCAATACTTATGAGGTGTCATCCAAATTTTAttccaatcaaaatgttttttaaataaagaaatccAATGAGTAGTAACAGCAAGTGCACCTTTAGATCGAAGCAGAGAAcgcaaaaaatattattgcattcaGAACTTATAAAATCCTTGCCCTGCAATTTAACACAAGAAGTAAATTCTTCCACTGATTGTAAAGAATAACTATTGCCTTCTAATAGTCTCAAAATTTCTTTGGGTATTGCATGTAAAACCAACAGATATTGTATAGGCTCAACTGAAAAGTTATGAATATGAACAAATTCTGTATGATTGTATAAATTACCATCCTTACTAATCAACTGTTTTACCCAAATAATGCCCTTTTTAAACcaactttcaaaaaaattgtcttgtttctaaatcttatatatttattattccaAATGGTACAtttatggggggaaaaaattataattatacatgAGAGTCCATGCAAGTAAAACTTGTTTATGGAAATTTGCAATTTTAAGGggtattttattaatatcaaaatcacattttaataagAATTCTATACtacctactttttcaaatataaaattaggTACTGTATACCATACACTctccttattttttaataatttttgagtcattttattttaactatcaTATTAGAGGTCTTAAAATCCAAAACATTCAACCCTCCTTCAATTTTAGACCgacaaatattttcttttttaatataatgcgATTTGTTCTtccaaataaatgtaaacagtttagcatctatcatttttattaatcagGGAGGTATATCTAACACTTGAGCAGCGGGTCATTGGTTTGTTCAGTTGGACGCTTCTCCTCCCTCTTGTGGTCAGTTACAGTATTGCGATCATTTGTAAATTACTCCGGTGACGTTTTAGCTGCTCAGAACGATATAATTTTCTCTCGTTtctcaaatgtattttaaaaatattacataaaatacatttctaaagaaaaaaacacccaCCTTTTTTCCCTAAGCTTTACTCTGCTGCTTGTTCAGTTTAATTACGAGtcaatgcaatgcaattttcagtcattttaacaatttaatttcattgtcTTAAATAATCCTAAAGTggtaaatttgtacatttttcccATTTGTTCTGGGACTACACGaataacacaaacacaaacgtgcgtactactactacaactactactattaattaataaaaaattatacaaattcctcacacaatatttcttccatgttttaaatttgaatagtaaatcaaaaataaaatataattttcattagaagatcaatttaattaatattttataccttcatttgataaccagaacaatatacaacacagaattccacaggactattgtaaaaataaataaaagttgtttttatacattcaaataaacagacatgctaaaacatatttggtaacaataaaacgtaaggtgagaaaaaataaaacatttcatgggGTCCTAAATATGTAacttttcttaacttttgataaattgacggtaaattgtataagattcatggttttaattcaTTACACatcattaattacattttgattaataaaattaaatttaaccattaagaagaagtccagaaaaatgaaaacaaaacagaattaaaaaaaaaaaaaattggggaaaaaatagggccctatttttgcatgcatcTATATATTTgctacagttataaatacatcttcaaatttattattttatttgtctaacatatttttgtaaagttagaattttgttataataatttgatatgtttgctatttgcagtgattactatttactattgttcatAGTGTGACATAGTCTTTAATCCCCAGTTTAATGCCCCCGGACCCCAACCAGGTTCAAccacctgtgtctaacaaaatcttatgtgagcatgatgtgagctcccacccaaCACCAccagcccctgatgttttggcttCGGCCCCcagtgttttaaaatcctacAAACGCCCCTGTCGAGTAGTAACAACAGTTGAAGTTTCCTGTGAAGATATGCAAGACAGACaacagaaataattattttagtcTTAATATGACTTTTAATCCATGTATGTTAGCTTCCAAGTCATTTTTACCACTCATGAGGTCCATGTTTGCCAACAACAGCTGCATCAACATTCAGCTCAACTCTTCCAGGAAGGTAATAAAAATTTTGAGCGACATAAATGTGAACATATTAGTTTTACTGTTCAGTCCAATTCATGACTTTGAAAGTCAAGaggtatattaaatattaatggcaCCCTCTAGTGACCATCATTGGGTACTACACTACGCTGTTAACCATCATGGCGACCTGCTCTCGTCTCATATCAAGGCTGACATTAGTGACGGGTAAGATTTAAAAACGTTTCATTTGTCTAAATGGCCATATATAtggtttttaaatgtcttcaaaGTCATAATATCCTTTTATAGTTACAGCCTCTGCTCACCTTTGCTTAGATCATGTAGACTGTTTAACCTTAAAGTTGAGTGTGTAAGACTGAATGCAGACTGCAGCTGCAGTGTTGTTttcagtatttacattttatacagaATACATAAAATGGCTTTAGCTTGTTTAAGGAATGAGATTGTGACATTATGCaatatttaaggaatatttgTTGGAAGGAGTAGAAGTTAAGTGCATGTAAGACATGTATTGATCAGATTTGCAAAACATTAACCAGTCATGGTCAGACAGTGTCCTAACACACACTTGTTGGATTTCAGGAGGCGGCAGTGGCATCGGCAGGGCCGTGTGTCAGAGATTCGCCACTGAAGGTGCTTCTGTAGTAGTGGCTGACCGCAATGAGGAATCAGCCAATCAGACCCTGGAGCTGCTGTCACATGACCACAGAGGTCAGGAGCACATGGCCCTGGGGGTGGACGTGTCATCAAAGGACAGTGTGGAGAAACTAGTGACAAGTATACAGGTATGACGGACACTTCtggacagggttgccaggtttttaacACCAGAACCCACCCAGATTATGCTCAAAACTAGCACAATCACGTTTTGAGGAGGGTCCCCTAGTAAAAATTGCACTCCAGGGGGGAAAATGCTAAGTTTTGACAAGGTTCCCCAGGTACAGTTCACATTTCAGGGGCTGAATATCACATTACtggcatgaaaaacaaaatgtggcAAATCTGCAGACCTGGCAACACTGCTTCTGGAGTTCTGAGGGGTTGAATAGTAAAACAGAAAATTCATGTTTATCTTGTTTTCTTGCAGCGCCGCTATTTCCAGCCgccgtctgtgtgtgtgaatgcagCTGGGATTACCAAAGATGAATTCCTTCTCAAGATGGAAGAAGATGATTTTGACAAAGTCATTGAGGTTAATCTCAAGGTACGGCAGTCCAGGGTCTAACTGTTGtgtttaattatgaacatgtcACTGTATGCAGTCATTAGAAGTAACAAAAGATGATTGTACCTTTGATCAGTGTTTTACAGAGTGAGTGCAAAAGGTGatggaaaaaatacatattcattctttttccaaaagtaatacaaaacaTTGTGATGTGCAAACTCAAAAGTCTCAAATTTTGTGAAAGAAAACTACATttcctctaaaaaaaaaaattctgagtcAGTGCAAAAtgtatgcatatatgtatataaatacactaccattttagttatatttttcctattttttaaacagcactttttactaaatttttttttaaataagtctcttctgctcaccaaggctgcatttatttgatcaaaaaacagtaataataaaattgtgacatttttctaCAACTTAAATTAACATATCTATGTTAATAAATGgttgtgatgcaatgctgaattttcagtatcattactccttcagaaatcattctagtatgctgatttgctgctcaagaaacatttcttagtattataaatgataaaatgagtTGTGCTTCTTCATATTTTTCTTGAAACTGAGTtaaatttttttcatgattgtttttttgaaaaaagttcaaaatcttttgtaacaaatgtcatttttgatcaatttaaagcatccttgctgaataaaagtattaatttcagtattttaatttcattaattttagccTAAATATGTGTATACActttcagtcaaaagtttttaaacagtaaaatttttaatattttttaaaagaatttaaaagcctgcatttatttgatccaacgtaCGGCAAAACAGtaccaaatatttttactgtttaaaataactactttctatttgaatatattttaaaatgtaatttatttctgtggtcaAACCTGAAATTTACACtattgttactccagtcttcagtgtcacatgatccttcagaaatcattctaattttctgatttgctgctccaaaaagcattttattattattattattattattattattattatcaatatttaaaacagttgatttttcaggattcttgactgaatagaaagatacaaagataagaatttatctgaaataaaaagcttttgtaacattatacactatatacactacacaagaaattatagaaattaaaacttttatataGCAAGGaggctttaaattgatcagaattgataaagacatttatattgttacaaaagatttctattttagataaatgctgttcttctgttcatcagagaaacctgaaaaaattctaaagctgttttcaacataaaaataataataaatgttttctgaacagcaaatcagaatactagtatgatttctgaaggatcatgtgacactgaagactgatgctaaaaattcagctttgaaatcaggaatacattctgaaatatattcaaatagaaaacagttattttaaatattagtaaaaatatttcaacattttactgtttttgctggatcaaataaatgcaggcttggtgagaagaagagacttctttaaaaacattccaaatctaaaacttttgactggtagtgtacatatataGTTTTCCCATCAAGTTGTCTTTTCCATAGTGTTACtgaaagttttttaaataatcttaaagTGTGCTAGTCTGTGTGTGATCTTCTGTAttgatgatattttttttagggTACGTTTCTCGTGACTCAGGCCGTCTCTAAGGCTTTAGTTTCTGCAGGTGCTGCGAAGGGCTCCATCATCACTGTGGGCAGCATAGTTGGCAAGGTCAAGCATTTATACTATAGCAATATTATGCTGTATTACATGGATTCATTTAGTGGacgtttaacatttttacaccacagaTGGTTAataaactgcacattttcagaGCTTTAATTCCATACATTTTCTAAAGTGTCTGTTTCTTTGACTGCAGGTTGGGAATATCGGCCAGGTGAATTACTCCTCTTCTAAATCCGGAGTGGAGGGACTCACTCGAACCGCTGCTAAAGAGCTGAGCAAGTGTGTAAATATTTCACTATCACTTAAACATTTACAGACCTGATGCTTTTAAACacattgtaattattttgttttgcagtgCTGATTATGTCTTAGTTATGGGCTGTAAACATGAGCTCCTTAATAGAAAAAGTCATTTGTTGTCctgtattttaatgatttaatattaaaatgtttttgtctttttagatTTGGTATTCGCTGCAACTGTGTCCTGCCAGGGTTCATCGCTACACCCATGACAGATAAAGTACCTGACAAAGTTATTGATAAAGTAagaaagaatttttttaatttttttcttttttaagagttattttttattatttttaataatttaaaacagctttgaACTCTAGTAAAGGATCTTAATTCATTAGATTTATTAGATTGTTTGAATTGAACTTGGATGGTTGACACATTGTCAGATAACTTAACCCACTAAAACCACTTTTATTGTAACTGTGAGCactatttttggttattttgtgCAGCTCACAGCTATCATTCCAATGGGAAGGATGGGAGAGCCTGCAGGTAAATACTTCTTCATTATAcagtaacattttcataaatgtacttttaatcACACGAAACAGTTTTCTAATAATTGGTAAGGATGTatgcacacatatacacactgctgttcaaaagtttgggatcagtaagacttgtaatgttttttaaataagtctatTATGCTCatcatggctgcatttatttcatcaaaaatacagaaaaaaatactgtcatttttgcgaaatgttattacaatgtaaaataatggtttctattttaatatactttaaaatctaatttattcctgtgatgcaaagctgaattttcagcatcattactccagtcttcagtgtcacatgatccttcagaaatcattctaatatgctgatttaatattAGCTGTGTTTTTGGAACCTGTTATACGTTTTCaggaatctttgatgaataaatgttcaaaagaacagcatttatttaaaataaataaattttctaacaataaaaaatctttgctatcattttttattaatttaacacatccttgctgaataaaagtattaatttctttcaaaaaaacttttaaatagtagtgtatattgttagaaaatatttatattttaaataaatgctgttcgatttaactttttattcatcaaataatcttaaaaaaagcatcacaggttccaaaaaaaataattggcaGCAGAactgttaataataaatcagcatattagaatgatttctgaaggatcatgtgacactgaagactggagtaatgatgctgaaaattcagctttgatcataggaataaattagattttaatgtatattaaaacagaaaaaccttattttacatcttaataatatttcaaataaatgcagccttgataagcataagaaacttaaaaaataaaaaaaaatcttactgatcccaataTGTACAGcgaaaaaagtacattttaaaaatatttttgctattaaaaataatgttttctatttgaatatactttaaaatgtactttattcctgtcatttcaaagctgaattttaagcatcattattccagtcacatgatccttcagaaatcattataatattctgatttgctggtcaaaaatatttattatcatggtgaaaacagctgagtagaattttttcaggttttttgaagaatagaaagttcagaagaacagcatttatctgagatagaaatcttttgtaacattgttacaaaagcatccttgctaaataaaagttattaatttctgtaatatttttcccctctctctcaCCCTTGCTTGTCCTTGCAGAAGTAGCTGATGCATGTGCCTTTCTAGCTTCTGATGACAGCCGATATATTACTGGAATCAGCATTGAAGTTGCCGGTAAGATGCTTGATTTCTTGCTGAACAGCATCTTCAGCAGAAAAACTACACAACACGTGTAAGATTTCATTCTCGGTTTGTTTTGAACTGacatggatttttctttttaatcacTACAGGTGGACTCTTCATTGGCTGAAAACTGTTGAACGACACTAAATTGTTCACCAACCCGGTGCCTTAATCCTTGTGAAACTgtataaatttcatttaattactgTAAACTATTGTATACAATTGTAAcaaatggaaattaaaaatctatatttatacaattaaaggataaatattcatttttaaaaacaattaagctGACACAGGAGGAAATGTGTTGATGTGTGGTTTAATGGGAACGTTTGGACCAAAATAACATCAAGTCAGAATTAAAACAGTTAACATTTCAAAACCCAgactaaaacaaattaaaaaggttTTAAGATTTGTTTAAAGCAAAGTGGCCAGATTACATATTGTGGTTTCACTATGACACAAGAGACGTGCTTAGTTGTTAAAAGGTGAAAATGGGAGTTTGGCTCAGAAGACTGAAAAAGCAGATGAAATATTAGCAAAAGCACCATGTGACCATGACAATAGAAAACAAACGGGGACAAGAACAACAAGGGAGTCCAACAGCTCTTTAAATAGATTATATATTACACAAACAGATTCTGAAGTACTTACATAAAACACGTTTTAGCACCATATGTTATAAAGACAGATGTTTGTCTTTTGCCGACAAAAACAATCCTGGCAGTATTGTCCTTGTGAGAAAACCACACAAACAACTTTTAATtcacaaatacttttttatagCTTTTCATTCCCCTCgccatgttttaaaaaaagaaacaaaacatatacataaaaaacaaaccacCATCAGTTTCCTTCCCTCTCCTTCCTCTTCCTGTCCCTTCTCCACTGCTGTCTGAATCTTGAGACATTTTGGTCTTTTTGTTGTCTCCACCTGCACCAAACTCTCctaattattgaaataatgCAGCATGATCTGATATCACCAAGTGTACATGTCATACAGAGAAGGCAGATTTGCTTTCTGGggtttaatttacatatttaataaatgaaaaaactaCAGGAAATAATTACAGATGAATACCACATTATTTTGTACTGCAAGTGTCGGCCGTTTTCTTGTGAGCACCTgtttgtttcacaaaataaatacaataaaatatttctgtacaAATGGTTCTAATGCACAACTCCAGCCTTGAACACTGTCCACAcgaaaggtcaaaggtcacaaaCCCATGGGTGTCAAAACAGCACAAtgtgtctgaaaaaaaattttttttaaaggcctCTGTAATGAAACAATAACCAGCTTATATACTTTCACCAAAAAATACTGGACTGGTAAATTGGCAGCATGTTTATggcatgaacaaaaaaaaaaaaaattcttataataaatgtacaacAATATCAAATTcaatacaattttacatttaaatggcttttCATTTCATATGCTGATGACA of the Labeo rohita strain BAU-BD-2019 chromosome 19, IGBB_LRoh.1.0, whole genome shotgun sequence genome contains:
- the hsd17b8 gene encoding estradiol 17-beta-dehydrogenase 8, translating into MATCSRLISRLTLVTGGGSGIGRAVCQRFATEGASVVVADRNEESANQTLELLSHDHRGQEHMALGVDVSSKDSVEKLVTSIQRRYFQPPSVCVNAAGITKDEFLLKMEEDDFDKVIEVNLKGTFLVTQAVSKALVSAGAAKGSIITVGSIVGKVGNIGQVNYSSSKSGVEGLTRTAAKELSKFGIRCNCVLPGFIATPMTDKVPDKVIDKLTAIIPMGRMGEPAEVADACAFLASDDSRYITGISIEVAGGLFIG